One genomic region from Solwaraspora sp. WMMD792 encodes:
- a CDS encoding ABC transporter ATP-binding protein, producing MTTLETTGLGKRYGRSWALRDCTLAVPAGTVTALVGPNGAGKTTLLHLAVGLLTPSAGQVRVGGRPLTGGGHDLARVAFVAQDKPLFAGFTVAEMLHFGRATNPAFDTGGARARLDDYGIPLRQRIRTLSGGQRTLVALTLALGKRAELLLLDEPLADLDPLARTEVMGALMAAVADTGATVVLSSHILADLVDTCDCLLLLNRGRLQVAGGFDELTEAHRVLTGPAELAQRLRAADPPPVHLSVTARQTTALVRQASTVVRGEPASHDGGQVPGLEELVLAYLRNPDAVCLPAPTLVAAGLPAGKETR from the coding sequence ATGACCACGCTGGAGACCACCGGCCTGGGCAAACGGTACGGACGCAGCTGGGCGCTGCGCGACTGCACGCTCGCCGTACCGGCCGGCACGGTCACCGCGCTCGTCGGCCCGAACGGTGCCGGCAAGACCACCCTGCTGCACCTGGCGGTCGGCCTGCTCACCCCCAGCGCCGGGCAGGTCCGGGTCGGCGGACGGCCACTCACCGGCGGCGGCCACGACCTGGCCCGGGTCGCGTTCGTCGCCCAGGACAAGCCGCTGTTCGCCGGGTTCACCGTGGCCGAGATGCTCCACTTCGGCCGGGCCACCAACCCGGCCTTCGACACCGGTGGGGCGCGGGCCCGGCTCGACGACTACGGCATCCCGCTGCGGCAGCGGATCCGGACCCTCTCCGGTGGGCAGCGCACCCTGGTCGCCTTGACCCTCGCCCTGGGTAAACGCGCCGAGCTGCTGCTGCTCGACGAGCCGCTCGCCGACCTGGACCCGCTGGCCCGTACCGAGGTGATGGGTGCGCTGATGGCCGCCGTCGCCGACACCGGCGCCACCGTGGTGCTCTCCTCGCACATCCTGGCCGACCTGGTCGACACCTGCGACTGCCTGCTGCTACTCAACCGGGGTCGACTGCAGGTGGCCGGCGGTTTCGACGAGTTGACCGAAGCGCACCGGGTGCTGACCGGGCCGGCCGAGCTGGCGCAGCGGCTGCGGGCGGCGGACCCGCCGCCCGTACACCTGAGCGTCACGGCCCGGCAGACCACCGCGCTGGTCCGGCAGGCGTCGACAGTGGTACGCGGTGAGCCGGCCAGCCACGACGGCGGGCAGGTGCCCGGCCTGGAGGAGCTGGTGCTGGCGTACCTGCGCAACCCGGACGCCGTCTGCCTGCCCGCGCCCACCCTCGTCGCGGCCGGTCTGCCGGCGGGAAAGGAGACCCGATGA
- a CDS encoding Crp/Fnr family transcriptional regulator: MEKNAPWPPGTFLARLQPSTRVRLLSVGVRRSVKEAQVILREGAEESYVILLEDALVKVTAALTDGRHALLSIRVSGDIIGEISALNETPRTATVTACRPSVIRVIHRNEFMAFLRDNPDAALTVAGIIADRLRWANRRRIDFTHYPLRVRLARVLWEIAAAYGRRSPQGMVVDIRLTQDEMATLCGAAQVSLQKALSELRSEGIVSTHYRGIVVRDSEALRSVADLA; encoded by the coding sequence ATGGAGAAGAACGCCCCGTGGCCGCCGGGAACCTTCCTGGCCCGGCTTCAACCGTCGACGCGCGTACGCCTCCTGTCGGTCGGAGTCCGACGCTCCGTCAAGGAAGCGCAGGTCATTCTCCGGGAGGGCGCTGAAGAGTCCTATGTGATCCTACTGGAGGACGCACTGGTCAAGGTCACCGCCGCGTTGACCGACGGTCGGCACGCCCTGCTGTCGATCCGTGTCTCCGGCGACATCATCGGCGAGATATCCGCATTGAACGAGACACCGAGGACGGCGACGGTCACCGCCTGCCGCCCATCGGTGATCCGCGTCATCCACCGAAACGAATTCATGGCATTTCTCCGTGACAACCCCGACGCTGCCCTCACCGTGGCCGGGATCATCGCGGACCGTCTCCGCTGGGCCAACCGGCGTCGGATCGACTTCACTCACTACCCGCTACGTGTTCGCCTCGCCCGGGTTCTGTGGGAGATCGCCGCCGCCTACGGTCGGCGGAGCCCACAGGGCATGGTCGTCGACATCCGGTTGACCCAGGACGAGATGGCCACCCTCTGTGGCGCCGCCCAGGTCAGCCTGCAGAAAGCACTCAGTGAACTTCGGTCGGAGGGCATCGTCTCGACCCACTACCGGGGGATCGTCGTACGAGACAGCGAAGCACTGCGCTCGGTAGCAGACCTCGCCTGA
- a CDS encoding VOC family protein produces the protein MASIQPIISTPDLPRLQKFYETVLGAEQVRQHPADGPVFFVGLRHGESEFGIVNEERADVSAPSRVLLSIDVDDVDALLGQVEAAGGTVLAPPDDTPWGQRVAHLADPDGNLINLTHRL, from the coding sequence ATGGCCAGCATTCAGCCCATCATCAGTACGCCGGACCTGCCGCGCCTGCAGAAGTTCTACGAAACGGTGCTCGGTGCCGAGCAGGTCCGCCAGCATCCCGCCGACGGCCCGGTGTTCTTCGTCGGGTTGCGGCACGGCGAGTCGGAGTTCGGCATCGTCAACGAGGAGCGCGCCGATGTGTCCGCGCCGTCGCGGGTACTGCTGAGCATCGACGTCGACGACGTGGACGCACTGCTCGGCCAGGTCGAGGCGGCCGGCGGCACGGTGCTCGCTCCACCTGACGACACGCCGTGGGGTCAGCGGGTGGCACACCTCGCCGACCCCGACGGCAACCTGATCAACCTGACCCACCGGCTCTGA
- a CDS encoding GntR family transcriptional regulator, which yields MIEFRLDRRSGVTPYLQLVQQVRQAVRLGWLQEGDRLPTAREVVAALGINQNTVHKAYRELERDGVVQSRPGVGTFVLASLSARRAAWDPAIRTQLAAWVATARAAGLDDDDLRAVLAAELAESASPQTTDDRPGRTG from the coding sequence GTGATCGAGTTCAGGTTGGACCGCCGGTCCGGCGTCACCCCGTACCTGCAGTTGGTGCAGCAGGTACGCCAGGCGGTGCGGCTCGGCTGGCTGCAGGAGGGCGACCGGCTGCCGACCGCCCGGGAGGTCGTCGCCGCACTCGGCATCAACCAGAACACGGTGCACAAGGCGTACCGCGAACTGGAACGCGACGGCGTGGTGCAGTCCCGGCCCGGCGTCGGCACCTTCGTGCTGGCGTCGCTGTCGGCGCGCCGCGCGGCCTGGGACCCGGCGATCCGCACGCAGCTCGCGGCCTGGGTCGCCACCGCCCGCGCCGCCGGCCTGGACGACGACGACCTGCGCGCCGTCCTGGCGGCCGAACTGGCCGAGAGCGCGTCACCCCAGACGACGGACGACCGGCCGGGGCGGACCGGATGA